The DNA window GGTCCGGGATGACCTGGCGGGACACGTCCGGAAAAACCGCTAGAGCTGGATGCCCTTGAGCTCGCAGAACTCGTCCAGGCCGAAGACACCCCACTCGCGCCCGACCCCGGACTGCTTGTACCCGCCGAACGGGATGCGCGGGTTGAAGTCGCCCCCGTTCACCTCGACCTGGCCGGCGCGCAGTTTGCGGGCCACCTCCAGCCCGCGCTCCCGGTCCTCGGCCCACACTGACGCGGCGAGCCCGTAGGCCGTGTCGTTGGCGATCTCGACGGCCTCCTCCTCGGTGTCGTAGGGAATCAGGACCAGGACCGGCCCGAAGATCTCCTCCCGGGCGATACGCATGTCGTTGCTGACGTCAGCGAAGACCGTCGGCCGGACGTAGTAGCCGCTCTTGCTGCCCTCCGGGGGCTCCGCGCCGCCGGTGACCAGACGGGCGCCCTCCCCCACGCCGGTGGCGATGTAGTCCCGGACCCGGTCGAGCTGGGGCTGGGAGATCAACGGGCCCATCCGGGTGCCCTCGGCGAAGGGGTCTCCGGGAGCGTGCTTCTCCGCGGCCGCCACGGCCTTGTCCACCACCTCGTCGTAGCGGGAGCGGGGGACGATCATCCTGGTGAGCGCGTTGCAACTCTGGCCCGTGTTGTGCATCACGTTGGCTACGCCCCGGGAGACGGCCTGGTCGATGTCGGCCTCCGGGAGGATCACATTGGGGGACTTCCCGCCGAGTTCCAGCGCGACCTTCTTCACGGTCTCCGACGCGACCTCGCTGACACGTTTCCCGGCCCTGCCGGAACCCGTGAAGGAGACCATGGCGATGTCGGGATGGGCGGCGATCGCCTCGCCGACCTCCGGACCGGTCCCCGAGACCATGTTGAACACTCCCGCCGGGAGTCCGGCCTCGTGCAGGATCTCCGCCAGCAGGTAGCCGCCGAACGGTGCGACCTCGGTGGGTTTGAGCACGACCGTGTTCCCGGCCGCCAGCGCGGGGATGACCTTGAGCACGATCTGGTGCAGGGGGTAGTTCCACGGCGTGATGGCGCCGACGACACCGAACGGTTCGCGTACCACCAGGGAGCTGCCGACCTGCTCACCCTCGAAGTACCGCTCGCCGACCTCCTCCAGGACCTCGAGGAAGGTGCGGAACATGAGCAGCGGCACTCCGGTCTGCACCTGTTTGGCGAACTTCAGCGGGGCGCCCATGTCGGTCGCCAGGGTGGAGGCGACCTCCTCGGAGCGGTTGTGGAACACCTCCAACGCGCGGGACAGGTAAGCGCCGCGCTGCGCCGCGGTCAGCGCCGACCAGGCGGGGAAGGCGGCCTTGGCGGCAGCGACGGCCCGGTCGACGTCCTCCCGCCCACCGGCCGGAACGGAGTCGATGGTTTCCTCGGTCGCCGGATTGATGACGTCGATGCTCTCGGCCGCGGTGGAGTCGGCCCATGTGCCGTTGAGATATAGGGAACGCATGCGTCCCATTTTCCCAGAACGGTGTTCGGTTACGCGCGTCCGCCGCCCCTCTCCCCTCGCCGGAGAGCAACCGACCTCGGACACACGAGCGGCGGGCCCGGCCAAGGGTCCGGACCCGCCGCCACTGCCTCGTCAGGTCCTCAGCCCCAGTGCGGCGGACGGTCCCTGAGAAGACGGTCGATCTCGTTGTCGGCCACGGACTCTCCCCACCCCTCGGCACGCTCGTCCCGGGTGACGTCGGGAAGGATCTCCAGGTCGTCGTCGGACAGGTCGACTGTCCGCTCACCATCCGGTGCGCTCATGGCAAACCCTCCACGCCGATGTGGTCGGCGACTCTCACTCGAAGATGGGATCGCGGTTCCGGCTGCGCTTGAGTTCGAAGAAACCGTCGGTTCCCGCGACCAGCAAGACGCCGTCCCACAGTTTCCCGGCATCCTCGCCCCGTGGGGTGGGCGAAACGACGGGGCCGAAGAAGGACACACCACTGACCGAGATCACCGGAGTGCCCACCTCGTAACCGACCCGGTCCATGCCGTCCTGGTGGGACCCGCGTAGGGCCTCATCGTAGTCAGAGGAGGCGGCCGCGTCCGCCAATTCCACCGGAAGGTCCGCCTCGGCCAACGCGTCCTGGACCGTCTGCCGCGCCACCGGCTCCCCCCGATTGTGGAACCGGGTTCCCAACGCCGTGTAGAGCGGGCCGAGCGCGTCCCCACCGAAACGCTGTTCCGCGGCGATCGCGACACGCACCGGCCCCCACGCGTCGTCGAGGAGTTGGCGGTACTCCGCGGAAAGATCCTTGTCCTCGTTGAGCACCGCAAGGCTCATCACGTGCCAGCGCGGCCGGATCGCGCGCACGCCCTGGGCCTCCAGCAACCACCGGGACGTGAGCCACGCCCACGGGCACAACGGGTCGAACCAGAAATCGACCGGGGTCGGCTCCTCAGCCACGTTGCTCTCCTCACTGTTGTGCGCACGTTCGCCAGCCGGTGTCACCCGGGGCGATTTCTCTCCTTTTCAGCAGAACGAACCATCACGTCTGGTTCCGCATTCCACTGGGAGACATGGCAGTATCGGAAGCGGACGATACCTCCGCACGACGCCGCCCGCTGCGGCGTCGTGCCAGGGGGTGAGCAGCCGAACCGGCCGACGATGGCGACGGCCGTGAAGGGAGTGGACGTGGCGGGCAACCTGACACGCGACGAGGCGCAGGAGCGCGCTCGGATTCTGGACGTCGCGTCCTACAACGTCGAGCTCGACCTCACCGACAGCGACCGGACCTTCCGCTCCACGACGGTCGTCAGGTTCGACTGCGCAGAACCCGGCGGTAGTACGTTCATCGACCTCGTCGCTCCCACGGTGCACCGGGTCGTGCTCAACGACGAGGAACTGGACACCGCGAAGGTCGTCAGCGAGGGGCGTATCACCCTCCCCGCCCTGCAGGCCACCAACGAGCTGCACGTGGAGGCGGACGCCGCCTACATGCGCACGGGCGAGGGACTCCACCGCTTCGTCGACCCGGTGGACGGCGGCGTCTACCTCTACACCCAGTTCGAGACCTCCGACGCCCACCGGATGTACGCCTGCTTCGACCAGCCCGACCTCAAGGCGACGTTCGAGCTGACGGTGTTCGCTCCCGCGGACTTCACGGTCGTCTCCAACACCCAGCCCGACGTCACCGGCGCCCCGGTGGAGGGCGCGGCAGCGCCCGCCGCCCGTTGGCACTTCCCCGCATCCCCGCCGATGTCCACCTACATCACGGCGCTCATCGCCGGGCCGTACCACGTGGTACGCGACGAGCACGACGGCATTCCGCTGGGAGTGTACTGCCGCGCCTCACTCGCCCCCTACCTGGACGCCGAGGCGATCCTCGACGTCACCAAGCGGGGCTTCGACTTCTACCACAAGCTGTTCGGGCTGCGTTACCCCTTCGGCAAGTACGACCAGCTGTTCGTCCCGGAGTTCAACGCCGGCGCCATGGAGAACGCCGGCGCTGTCACCTACCTGGAGGACTACGTCTTCCGCTCCCGCGTCACGGACGCGCGCTACGAGCGCCGGGCGGAGACGATCCTGCACGAGATGGCCCACATGTGGTTCGGCGACCTGGTCACCATGCGCTGGTGGGACGACCTGTGGCTGAACGAGTCGTTCGCCACGTTCGCGAGCGTGTACTGCCAGGCCGAGGCCACCCAGTGGAAGGACGCCTGGACGACGTTCGCCAACGTCGAGAAGGCGTGGGCGCTGCGCCAGGACCAGCTTCCCTCCACCCACCCGATCGCCGCGGACATCCCGGACATGCAGGCGGTCGAGGTGAACTTCGACGGGATCACCTACGCGAAGGGCGCCTCGGTACTGAAGCAGCTCGTGGCCTACGTGGGCGTGGACGCGTTCTTCGCCGGGGTCCGCACCTACTTCGCCGAGCACGCCTGGGGCAACACCCGGTTGGCTGACCTGCTGGGCCACCTGGAGCGCGCCTCCGGCCGGGACCTGGCGTCGTGGTCCCAGGAATGGCTGGAGACCGCGGGCGTCAACACGATGCGCCCGGAGTTCGAGGTGGACGAGGAAGGACGGTTCACCTCGTTCACCGTGGTTCAGGAGGCCTCCGCGGAACACCCCACGCTGCGTTCGCACCGGCTCGCCGTCGGGCTGTACGACTGGACGGAGGCGGGGATCCTCCGGCGCGAACGGGTGGAACTGGACGTGACGGGGGAACGCACCCCCGTCGACGAGCTGGTCGGTCTCCTCCAGCCGGACCTGGTCCTGGTCAACGACGACGACCTCACGTTCACCAAGATCCGGCTGGACGAACGTTCCCTGCGCACCGTCATCGACGGGGTCGGGGAGATCGCCGAGTCGCTCCCCCGCGCGCTGTGCTTCAGCGCGGCCTGGGACATGACGCGCGACGCGGAGATGGCCGCCCGCGACTACGTCGACCTGGTCATCTCCGGCATCGGCGGGGTCTCGGACGTCTCCGTGGCCCAGATGCTGCTGCGGCAGGCCACCGCGGCGCTGCACAGCTACGCGGCGCCGGAGTGGCGCGACACCGGCTTCTCCCTGCTCGCCTCCCGGCTGCGCGACCTGCTGACGGGAGCCGAGCCGGGCAGTGACCTGCAGCTGGCCTACGCGCACGCCTTCGCCGAAGCCGCGGCGGACAACGAGCACCTGTCCCTGCTCCAGGGGCTGCTCGACGGCGCCATCACGGTCGAGGGGCTGACTGTCGACACCGACGTGCGGTGGGCGCTGCTGCGCCGCCTGGTGGTGCACGGCAAGGCCGGGGAGAAGGAGATCGCCGCCGAGCTGGAGGCCGACCCCACCGCCACCGGAGAGCGGCACGCCGCCGGCTGCCGCGCGGCGATCCCCACGGCCGACGCCAAGGCCCAGGCGTGGGAGCGGATCCGTTCCGCCACGGACATGGCCAACACCGAGTTCCGGGCCACGCTGGTGGGATTCGCCGACCCCGCGCACCGGGAACTGTACCGTCCCTACGTCGGGAAGTACTTCGACCTGCTGGACGAGGCCTGGCGGAACTGGACCGGCGAGTTCGCCCAGTCGTTCGTGGAGATCGCCTACCCGAGCCACATCGTCGAGGAGGACACGGTGCGCCGCACCGACGCCTACATCAGCGAGCAGGACCCGCCGCCCGCGCTGCGCCGCCTGCTGGTCGAGGGCAAGGCCGGTGTGGAACGCGCCCTGCGCGCCCAGCGCAAGGACGCCCAGAGCGCGGACTGACCGCCGTTCCCGTGGGGTGCGAGCGCGCCCGCACCCCACGGGCCCCACCGGACGGAGCCTAGGAGGCGCGGAACCCGTTGAGTGGCCAGAGGGTGTTGCGCGCGGCGGTCGCGAGGTAGGGATCGGCCATGAGTTCGTCCAGGAGGATGGGTTCCCCCTCGGCGTTGGTCAGCGGGATCCGCCAGTTGGGGTACTCGTCGCTGGTGCCGGGCTGGTTCTGCATCCGCCGGTCCCCCACCACGTCCGTGAGGGCGATGCCGACCATGCGCGCCGGCGTTCGTACCAGGTAGCTGTGCAGCGCCGCTGTCACACGCGAGGGTTCCGAGACCGGGTCGGCCTCCGGGTCCAGCAGGCCCAGTTCGACGAGGAGCGCGCGCCAGGCCGCCACTTGCCGTTCCACCTCGGCGCGCTCCTCGGCCGCGGGACGGCTCAGCAGCCCGAGCCGGTCGCGCAGTTCGACGTGTTCGGCCGAGAGGTAGGAGGCCACCGGCGGCAGGTCGTGGGTGGCGACGGTGGCCAGGCAGTCGCTGCGCCACTCCTCCGGACGGCGCGGGGTTCCGTCGGCACCGCGCTCGAACCACAGCACCGAGGTTCCCAGGACGCCCCTCTCCTCCAGGTGGGTGCGCACCCACGGTTCCACCGTTCCCAGGTCCTCCCCCACCACGGCGGTGTCGGTCTCCCGGGCGGTCAACGCCAGCGCTCCGACCGTCCCCTC is part of the Haloactinospora alba genome and encodes:
- a CDS encoding aldehyde dehydrogenase family protein; translated protein: MRSLYLNGTWADSTAAESIDVINPATEETIDSVPAGGREDVDRAVAAAKAAFPAWSALTAAQRGAYLSRALEVFHNRSEEVASTLATDMGAPLKFAKQVQTGVPLLMFRTFLEVLEEVGERYFEGEQVGSSLVVREPFGVVGAITPWNYPLHQIVLKVIPALAAGNTVVLKPTEVAPFGGYLLAEILHEAGLPAGVFNMVSGTGPEVGEAIAAHPDIAMVSFTGSGRAGKRVSEVASETVKKVALELGGKSPNVILPEADIDQAVSRGVANVMHNTGQSCNALTRMIVPRSRYDEVVDKAVAAAEKHAPGDPFAEGTRMGPLISQPQLDRVRDYIATGVGEGARLVTGGAEPPEGSKSGYYVRPTVFADVSNDMRIAREEIFGPVLVLIPYDTEEEAVEIANDTAYGLAASVWAEDRERGLEVARKLRAGQVEVNGGDFNPRIPFGGYKQSGVGREWGVFGLDEFCELKGIQL
- a CDS encoding mycothiol-dependent nitroreductase Rv2466c family protein, which produces MAEEPTPVDFWFDPLCPWAWLTSRWLLEAQGVRAIRPRWHVMSLAVLNEDKDLSAEYRQLLDDAWGPVRVAIAAEQRFGGDALGPLYTALGTRFHNRGEPVARQTVQDALAEADLPVELADAAASSDYDEALRGSHQDGMDRVGYEVGTPVISVSGVSFFGPVVSPTPRGEDAGKLWDGVLLVAGTDGFFELKRSRNRDPIFE
- the pepN gene encoding aminopeptidase N, which encodes MAGNLTRDEAQERARILDVASYNVELDLTDSDRTFRSTTVVRFDCAEPGGSTFIDLVAPTVHRVVLNDEELDTAKVVSEGRITLPALQATNELHVEADAAYMRTGEGLHRFVDPVDGGVYLYTQFETSDAHRMYACFDQPDLKATFELTVFAPADFTVVSNTQPDVTGAPVEGAAAPAARWHFPASPPMSTYITALIAGPYHVVRDEHDGIPLGVYCRASLAPYLDAEAILDVTKRGFDFYHKLFGLRYPFGKYDQLFVPEFNAGAMENAGAVTYLEDYVFRSRVTDARYERRAETILHEMAHMWFGDLVTMRWWDDLWLNESFATFASVYCQAEATQWKDAWTTFANVEKAWALRQDQLPSTHPIAADIPDMQAVEVNFDGITYAKGASVLKQLVAYVGVDAFFAGVRTYFAEHAWGNTRLADLLGHLERASGRDLASWSQEWLETAGVNTMRPEFEVDEEGRFTSFTVVQEASAEHPTLRSHRLAVGLYDWTEAGILRRERVELDVTGERTPVDELVGLLQPDLVLVNDDDLTFTKIRLDERSLRTVIDGVGEIAESLPRALCFSAAWDMTRDAEMAARDYVDLVISGIGGVSDVSVAQMLLRQATAALHSYAAPEWRDTGFSLLASRLRDLLTGAEPGSDLQLAYAHAFAEAAADNEHLSLLQGLLDGAITVEGLTVDTDVRWALLRRLVVHGKAGEKEIAAELEADPTATGERHAAGCRAAIPTADAKAQAWERIRSATDMANTEFRATLVGFADPAHRELYRPYVGKYFDLLDEAWRNWTGEFAQSFVEIAYPSHIVEEDTVRRTDAYISEQDPPPALRRLLVEGKAGVERALRAQRKDAQSAD